A region from the Eptesicus fuscus isolate TK198812 chromosome 1, DD_ASM_mEF_20220401, whole genome shotgun sequence genome encodes:
- the LOC103302504 gene encoding chromatin target of PRMT1 protein-like, translating into MAARSAPKVMLKSTTKMSLNERFTNMLKNKQPMPVNIRASMQQQQQLASARNRRLAQQMENRPSVQAALKLKQSLKQCLGKSNIQARLGQPIGALDRGAIEGRGLPIIQRGLPRGGLRGGRATKTLLRGGMSL; encoded by the coding sequence ATGGCTGCACGGTCAGCACCCAAAGTTATGCTAAAAAGCACCACCAAGATGTCTCTAAATGAGCGCTTTACTAATATGCTGAAGAACAAACAGCCGATGCCAGTGAATATTAGGGCTTcgatgcagcagcagcagcagctagcCAGTGCCAGAAACAGAAGACTGGCCCAGCAGATGGAAAATAGACCCTCTGTCCAGGCAGCATTAAAACTTAAGCAGAGCTTAAAGCAGTGCCTGGGTAAGAGTAACATCCAGGCACGGTTAGGCCAACCCATAGGGGCCCTGGACAGGGGAGCGATCGAAGGACGAGGCCTACCCATAATCCAGAGAGGCTTGCCTAGAGGAGGACTACGTGGGGGACGTGCCACAAAAACCCTCCTTAGGGGCGGGATGTCACTCTGA